AACCCGAGGGGGTGCTTCACGAGCGGGGCGTGGAGGGGGTGGACGGTCAGGCCGTGAGGCGCGGTGCGCGGCAGGTAGTAGTGCGCCTGGAGGTAGGCCTGGGGAAGGGCGCGGGGGTCGAGCTCGTGGTTGAAGGCGTGGTAGAGCAGGATGTGCCGGGCGCGCCGTGCTTTTAGGAAGGCGGCGAGGTGCGCTACGAGCCGCTGGCTGAGGGCGGGAGTGTCGAGGGCGGCGCGCTGGGTTTTCGCCCAGGCGCGCAGTTCGCGCTTCGTCATACCTTATAGGGTAGCGGCTTGGGGATGGGTGCGGGGATTGACACTCTAGGGGGTTAAGTGTCAAAATGCGCCTCGGGCGCGAGGAGGGACGAGCTATGCCGGTATACGTGTACAAGGGACTGGAAACGGGCGAGTACTACGAGTTCGAACAGGGCTACCACGACGAACCGTACACCCAGCACCCGGAAACGGGGGAGCCGATCAAGCGGATCATCGTGCCCCCAGCGATCATCTTCAAGGGATCCGGGTGGCACATCAAGGACTACGCCTCCTCAAACGGCAAGGGCAAATCGGAGGGGTCGAACTCCGAGGATTAACCCCACGCCCACGGCCTCGGCCAGAGCGCCACAGGACTGAATCTGTACCAAAACGGGTCCCGAACGGGGCCCGTTCCGGCTTGTCGTCCGCAACTATAGCGCTCCCCGCGAATCCTCAAACGGAAACCCTCGCTACTGTGTCCACTCCACGATTCGGATAGGGTTTAAAACAGGCATGGGATTAGTGATCGTAGCGAACCGAGAACCCTTGCGCGAGCAAGAGGGCCGCTGGGTGCCTTCCGTTGGCGGCTTGGTCACCGCCTTGCTCCCGGTCCTCGCGCGGCGTGGTGGGGTCTGGGTCGCGTGGGGGGATCGCACCGCACGGGAGCGTCCCACCCTGCCGTATCCTCCCAACCACCCGCAGTTTACCGTGCGGCGGTTGTACCTCAGCGAGCGTGAGGTCTCCCACTACTATTACGGGATGGCCAACCGCGTGCTCTGGCCCCTGGCTCATTACTTTATCGAACGCACCGACCTGCGGCGGGAATTCTACAAGGAATACGCCCGCGTGAACCAACGTTTCGCGGAGGCCACGCTGGAGGTGTGGGGCACGGACGACACGGTCTGGGTCCAGGACTACCAACTGATGCTCGTACCCGGAATCCTGCGCCAAGCGCGGCCCGAAGGGCGGATCGGCTACTTCTGGCACATTCCTTGGCCCGCGGTGGAGGTTTGGCGTGTGCTGCCCTGGGCGCGCGCGCTGCTGCGCGGGGTGCTCGGCGCCGACGTCGTCGGCTTCCACGTTGAGGAGTACGCGGAGAACTTCCTGGACGCCGCGCGCCGGTTGTTGGGCGCCGAGGTGCGGGACAACCTCGTGTGCTGGGAAGGGCGCAGGGTACGCATCGAGGCCCACCCAATCGGTATCGACACCCGCGCCTACCGGCACCTCTCCTACGACCCCAAGGTGCGCGCCGAGGCCCAGCGCATTCGTCGAGAAGCGGGTACCGAGCACATTCTTTTGGGCGTGGACCGCCTGGATTACACCAAAGGCATCCTCGAACGCCTCCTCGCCTTTGAGCGCTTCCTTCAGGCCAACCCGTACTACCGCGGGCGCGTGACCTTCTACCAGGTCGCCACGCCCAGCCGGACGCGGGTCGAGTCGTACCGCGCCCTCAAGCGGGAGATCGATGAGATCGTTGGGCGGATCAACGGCAGCTTCATGCGCGACGGTTGGGTGCCTGTGCGTTACCTGTACCGCGCGTTTACCCGGGAGCAGCTAGCAGCCTTCTACCGCGCTGCGGACGTAGCCTTGATCACGCCGCTGCGTGACGGCATGAACCTGGTAGCCCAGGAGTTCGTGGCCGCGAGTGAGGACGGCATCCTGGTCCTCTCCGACCTGGCCGGAGCCGCGCAGGTGCTGCCCGAGGCGCTGCACGTGAACCCGTACGACATCGAAGGAGTTGCCCAAGCGATCCGCGAAGCGATCCGTATGCCGATGCGCGAGCGGTACGCCCGCATCTCGGCCTTGAAGCAACGGGTAGAGGCCCTGGACGTGCACGGGTGGGCCCGACGGTTCCTGGAAAGCCTGGAGGTGTAACGATGAAGGTTCCCCGCGCTCCCAACCCCCTGTTCCTCATAGATTACGACGGTACCCTTGCGCCCCTGGTCCAGGACCCGGCGCGAGCCTACCCCCACCCACAGGTGCCGCGCCTGCTCGCGGAGCTCTCCCGCCGCCACCCCCTGTACCTGGTGACCGGGCGGCGCGTCGCGGACCTCGAGCCCCTTCTTCCCGTTCCTGGGCTCCGGGTCGTGGGGGTGCACGGCATGGAGGAGGGCATCCTGGGGGAGGAGGCGCGGACCCTGGTGTTTTCGGGGGTTCTCGAGCGCATCGAACGGTTGCGTCGGGAGGTGCCCCGGATGGAGGGGGTGCGCCTGGAGGACAAGGGGTGCGCGATCGCGCTGCACTACCGGGGCGCGCCGGACGAGGCCGCGGTGGTGGAGGCGCTACAGCGGTGGGTGGCGCGACTCCCGGAGGGCCTCGAGCCTCTGTGGGGCAAGAAGGTCCTGGAGGTGCGCCCCGCAGGGTACAACAAGGGGCAGGCGGTGCGGCGCATTGTGGCGATGTACCCCGGGCGCACGCCCGTGTATATCGGGGATGACGCTACGGACGAGGA
This region of Marinithermus hydrothermalis DSM 14884 genomic DNA includes:
- a CDS encoding FmdB family zinc ribbon protein is translated as MPVYVYKGLETGEYYEFEQGYHDEPYTQHPETGEPIKRIIVPPAIIFKGSGWHIKDYASSNGKGKSEGSNSED
- a CDS encoding alpha,alpha-trehalose-phosphate synthase (UDP-forming), whose translation is MGLVIVANREPLREQEGRWVPSVGGLVTALLPVLARRGGVWVAWGDRTARERPTLPYPPNHPQFTVRRLYLSEREVSHYYYGMANRVLWPLAHYFIERTDLRREFYKEYARVNQRFAEATLEVWGTDDTVWVQDYQLMLVPGILRQARPEGRIGYFWHIPWPAVEVWRVLPWARALLRGVLGADVVGFHVEEYAENFLDAARRLLGAEVRDNLVCWEGRRVRIEAHPIGIDTRAYRHLSYDPKVRAEAQRIRREAGTEHILLGVDRLDYTKGILERLLAFERFLQANPYYRGRVTFYQVATPSRTRVESYRALKREIDEIVGRINGSFMRDGWVPVRYLYRAFTREQLAAFYRAADVALITPLRDGMNLVAQEFVAASEDGILVLSDLAGAAQVLPEALHVNPYDIEGVAQAIREAIRMPMRERYARISALKQRVEALDVHGWARRFLESLEV
- the otsB gene encoding trehalose-phosphatase, which encodes MKVPRAPNPLFLIDYDGTLAPLVQDPARAYPHPQVPRLLAELSRRHPLYLVTGRRVADLEPLLPVPGLRVVGVHGMEEGILGEEARTLVFSGVLERIERLRREVPRMEGVRLEDKGCAIALHYRGAPDEAAVVEALQRWVARLPEGLEPLWGKKVLEVRPAGYNKGQAVRRIVAMYPGRTPVYIGDDATDEEAFAALGEDALTIRVGPGRTRARYRLEDVEAVVAYLEGYLNPSKKAAAEQGATNG